A stretch of DNA from Bacillota bacterium:
CACGCTCTTCTCGGCGTAAGCCCGATACCAGCCCGGGTGGCGTTTGATGGGGCCGGTGAGAGGTGTGTCCACGATGCCCGGGGCGATGGCGTTGACGCGGACGCCCCGGGGCCCGAGTTCGGCGGCCAGCGTCCGCACCAGCTGGACCGTGCCGGCTTTCGTGGCCGCATACACACCCTGCCCCGGTTCGACGACGACCGAGCGGATTGACGAGAACGCAATGATGCTCCCGCCGCCGGCCTCGGCCATGGCGCGCCCGGCTTCTCTCAGGAGGTGGAACGTGCCCTTGAGGTTGAGGCCCACCACCCGGTCGAACTCTTCGTCCGTGTAAGCCAGCAGGGGCTTGCGCACGTTGATGCTCGGAGTGGTGACGGCCACCGAAAGCCGGCCGTGCTCCCGCACGATATCCGACACCAGGGAGGCGACCGCCGCCCCATCGGCGAGGTCGACCGGCCGAGCATCCGCCCGGCCCCCTGCCCGCCGGATTTCGTCAGCCGTCTGCTGCGAGCGTTCGAGGCTGACGTCGGCGGCCAGCACGTGGGCCCCGAACGCGGCCAGCGCCTGCGCGGCAGCCCTGCCGATTCCGGAGCCCGCGCCCACGACCAGCGCGGCTCGCCCGTCGAGCCTGAAGAGGTTTTGATACGGCTGTATCTGCATGCGAAGGCCCCCCTTTGTTCACGGTGCGCGGGACGATTGGCGTGCATCTTTCCGCACTCTGCCGTATAGCCCCTTCGCGAACCGAAGCACGGCGGCAGCAACGAGGCTCCAGCACCGGTACTGGGAGATGTCGGGATTCAGCCTCATGCGAAGGAACGCGTCCGGTCGCCCCGAATGGTGTCGCCTTAAAAGGAGACGGGCGGTGTGGGGCGCTACATTCTTCGCAGGATATTGCTTACCATTCCGCTTCTGCTGGGCATCTCGTTTCTCGTGTTTGCCCTGGTCAACATCATCCCCGGCGACCCCATCAGCGTGATGCTGGGCAGCAACCCGCTGCTGGCGCCGGACCCGGCGACGGTGGAGCAGCTTCGCCGGCAGTACGGGCTCGACCAGCCGCCTGGCGTGCAGTACTTGCAGTTCCTGGGGCGGCTGCTGCGGGGCGACCTTGGGAGCTCCATCCAGACTCAGGAGCCGGTCCTCCAGGCGGTGCTCGCCCGCTTGCCGGCCACGCTGCAGCTGGCTGTCGCTGCCATGGTGGTGGCGATGGCGATCGCGATACCGGCCGGGGTGGTTGCCGCGGCCCGACAGCATTCGCTCTGGGATCACGCGGCGGTGTTTGGGTCTCTGCTCGGGGTCTCCATGCCGAACTTCTGGCTGGCGCTCCTTCTCATGCTGGTCTTTTCGCTGGAGCTTCGGTGGCTGCCGCTGTCGGGCATGGGCGACTGGCGGGATGGGCCGGGGGACGTGCTGCGCCATCTCGTGCTCCCGGCCATCACCCTCGGAACCAGCATGGCCGCCCTTCTCACCCGCCTCACCCGCTCCAGCATGCTGGAGGTGCTGCGGCAGGAGTACATCCGGGCCGCTCGGGCCAAGGGGCTCG
This window harbors:
- a CDS encoding SDR family NAD(P)-dependent oxidoreductase gives rise to the protein MQIQPYQNLFRLDGRAALVVGAGSGIGRAAAQALAAFGAHVLAADVSLERSQQTADEIRRAGGRADARPVDLADGAAVASLVSDIVREHGRLSVAVTTPSINVRKPLLAYTDEEFDRVVGLNLKGTFHLLREAGRAMAEAGGGSIIAFSSIRSVVVEPGQGVYAATKAGTVQLVRTLAAELGPRGVRVNAIAPGIVDTPLTGPIKRHPGWYRAYAEKSVLGRWATPEEMAGTVVFLASDASSYITGSVIFVDGGW
- the nikB gene encoding nickel ABC transporter permease gives rise to the protein MGRYILRRILLTIPLLLGISFLVFALVNIIPGDPISVMLGSNPLLAPDPATVEQLRRQYGLDQPPGVQYLQFLGRLLRGDLGSSIQTQEPVLQAVLARLPATLQLAVAAMVVAMAIAIPAGVVAAARQHSLWDHAAVFGSLLGVSMPNFWLALLLMLVFSLELRWLPLSGMGDWRDGPGDVLRHLVLPAITLGTSMAALLTRLTRSSMLEVLRQEYIRAARAKGLGRRVVVWRHGLRNALIPVLTLAGIQFGYLLGGSVIVETIFGWPGVGRLAVNAIWKRDLPVIQGTVLIFTLLFVLVNLVVDVLYAYLDPRIRYD